In Actinomycetota bacterium, the following proteins share a genomic window:
- a CDS encoding nicotinate phosphoribosyltransferase yields MRPSLPESRSSTSTAFLNDRYELTMLQAALQSGVAGEHAVFEVFARRLPVGRRYGVVAGLDRLIDAIERFRFGAAELEHLAEIVDERTLEHLAGWHFAGDVDAYREGELFFPESPVLTVEARFGDAVVLETLVLSVLNHDSAVASAAARIRVAAGDRQLIEMGGRRTHEQAAVAAARAAYVAGFDATSNLEAGRTYGIPTVGTSAHAFTLAHPDELTAFAAQVKALGRGTTLLVDTFDVEQGIRNAVDVAGLDLGAIRLDSGDLVEGARRARALLDELGATRTRIVASGDLDEREIERLAAAPVDSYGVGTALVTGSGAPTAELIYKLVARAGVPVSKRSPGKETSGGRKWAYRVLDADGRARDERLLPSPAPIGRALQVPVLRGGEVVHRPSLMEIRQHHVAALAELPPEALLLEPGPPALRG; encoded by the coding sequence GTGAGGCCGTCCCTTCCTGAAAGCAGGTCGTCGACGAGCACCGCGTTCCTCAACGACCGGTACGAGCTCACGATGCTCCAGGCCGCCCTCCAGTCGGGGGTGGCCGGTGAGCACGCGGTCTTCGAGGTGTTCGCCCGCCGTCTGCCCGTGGGCCGCCGCTACGGCGTCGTCGCCGGTCTCGACCGGCTAATCGACGCGATCGAGCGCTTCCGCTTCGGCGCGGCCGAGCTCGAGCACCTGGCCGAGATCGTCGACGAACGGACGCTCGAGCATCTCGCCGGGTGGCACTTCGCGGGCGACGTCGACGCCTATCGCGAAGGCGAGCTGTTCTTCCCCGAGAGCCCCGTGCTCACGGTCGAGGCTCGCTTCGGTGACGCCGTCGTGCTCGAGACGCTCGTGCTCTCGGTGCTCAACCACGATTCGGCCGTCGCGTCGGCGGCGGCGCGCATACGCGTGGCCGCCGGCGACCGGCAGCTCATCGAGATGGGCGGACGCCGCACCCACGAGCAGGCCGCCGTCGCCGCGGCCCGGGCCGCCTACGTCGCCGGGTTCGACGCCACGTCGAACCTCGAGGCAGGTCGCACGTATGGCATACCGACCGTGGGCACCTCTGCCCACGCGTTCACACTCGCCCACCCGGACGAGCTGACGGCCTTCGCCGCCCAGGTGAAGGCGTTGGGCCGCGGCACGACGCTGCTCGTCGACACGTTCGACGTGGAGCAGGGCATTCGCAACGCGGTCGACGTCGCCGGCCTCGACCTCGGCGCCATCCGGCTCGATTCGGGAGACCTGGTGGAGGGCGCGCGCCGGGCGCGCGCCCTGCTCGACGAGCTCGGCGCGACGCGCACGAGGATCGTGGCGTCGGGTGATCTCGACGAGCGCGAGATCGAGCGGCTGGCCGCCGCGCCGGTCGACTCCTACGGCGTGGGCACGGCGCTCGTGACCGGTTCGGGCGCGCCGACCGCGGAGCTCATCTACAAGCTCGTGGCGCGCGCCGGTGTGCCGGTGTCGAAGCGCTCGCCCGGCAAGGAGACTTCCGGCGGGCGCAAGTGGGCGTACCGGGTGCTGGACGCCGACGGCCGGGCGCGGGACGAGCGCCTGCTGCCTTCACCTGCGCCGATCGGCCGTGCGCTCCAGGTGCCGGTCCTGCGCGGCGGGGAGGTCGTGCACCGTCCGTCGCTCATGGAGATCCGTCAGCATCACGTCGCAGCTCTCGCCGAGCTGCCGCCCGAAGCCCTGCTGCTGGAGCCGGGACCACCGGCGCTGCGAGGATAA
- a CDS encoding nicotinamidase, whose translation MRALVVVDVQNDFCEGGSLAVVGGGPVAAAITDHMAAHDDDYDAVVATRDHHRDPGAHFSADPDYTDSWPPHCVVGTPGADFHPALDTSRIDEVFDKGAYSAAYSGFEAVSSEGASLAGWLRAHDITEIDVAGIATDYCVRATVLDARREGFSVRVLDDLTAGVAEASSAGAREEMRAAGAELVNARRGAARREDG comes from the coding sequence ATGCGGGCGCTCGTCGTCGTCGACGTGCAGAACGACTTCTGCGAGGGCGGCTCGCTCGCGGTGGTGGGCGGTGGGCCCGTGGCCGCCGCCATCACCGACCACATGGCCGCGCACGACGACGACTACGACGCCGTCGTCGCCACCCGCGATCACCATCGCGATCCCGGCGCGCATTTCTCGGCCGACCCCGACTACACCGATTCGTGGCCACCCCACTGTGTGGTGGGCACGCCCGGAGCCGACTTCCACCCGGCGCTGGACACGAGCCGGATCGACGAGGTGTTCGACAAGGGCGCGTACTCGGCGGCGTACTCGGGCTTCGAGGCGGTCTCCTCCGAAGGCGCGTCGCTCGCCGGGTGGCTCCGAGCGCACGACATCACCGAGATCGACGTGGCCGGGATCGCAACCGACTACTGCGTGCGAGCCACGGTCCTCGACGCCCGGCGCGAGGGCTTTTCGGTGAGGGTCCTCGACGACCTCACCGCCGGGGTGGCCGAGGCGTCGAGTGCCGGCGCGCGCGAGGAGATGCGCGCCGCGGGGGCTGAGCTCGTCAACGCTCGCCGGGGTGCCGCTCGTCGAGAAGACGGTTGA
- a CDS encoding MFS transporter → MGDEVGPLGVLDAHRRALTIGIVLVVTMVAFEALAVATALPKTVDELGGVSLYGWAFSGFMLSNLIGITVAGHQADARGPAPPLVAGLVLFGAGLVICGAAPSMGVVVAGRAVQGLGAGAVPAVAYVAIGRGYPEALRPRMFAVMSSAWVVPGIVGPGVAGFVAERLSWRLVFLGLLPLLPLGGGLLVPALRGLGPTTASSESQAGTAVRLAAGAGLLLGGLGLHSLVGLPLMVAGGLVGFPALLRLLPAGALRAAPGLPAAVTMRSLQTFAFFGAEAFLPLMLTSVRGQSTTIAGLALTAATLTWTAGAWVQARLATRRSVRSVSIAGLVLVAAGIGLIATVLLDVVPVAVAAAGWGVAGLGMGLAYSMASVIVLAEAPADGVGAASAGLQLADVLGVALGTGLGGAIVAAGEAAPWSRRTSIAAIDFLMLAVALLGALVATRLPRRTAAGPLEDAEH, encoded by the coding sequence ATGGGCGACGAGGTCGGGCCTCTCGGCGTGCTCGACGCGCACCGGCGCGCACTCACCATCGGCATCGTGCTCGTCGTCACCATGGTCGCGTTCGAGGCGCTGGCCGTGGCCACCGCGCTGCCGAAGACGGTCGACGAGCTCGGCGGCGTGTCGCTGTACGGCTGGGCCTTCAGCGGGTTCATGCTCTCCAACCTGATCGGCATCACGGTGGCGGGTCACCAGGCCGACGCGCGCGGCCCGGCTCCGCCGCTCGTCGCCGGGCTCGTGTTGTTCGGGGCGGGCCTCGTGATCTGCGGTGCGGCGCCGTCGATGGGCGTGGTCGTCGCCGGCCGGGCCGTGCAGGGGCTCGGGGCGGGCGCGGTGCCGGCCGTCGCCTACGTCGCCATCGGCCGGGGCTATCCCGAAGCGCTGCGCCCGCGCATGTTCGCGGTGATGTCGAGCGCGTGGGTGGTCCCCGGGATCGTCGGCCCCGGTGTCGCAGGGTTCGTCGCCGAGCGCCTGTCGTGGCGGCTGGTGTTCCTCGGGTTGCTGCCGCTGCTGCCACTCGGCGGCGGCCTCCTGGTCCCCGCGCTCCGCGGTCTCGGGCCGACGACGGCGTCGTCCGAATCGCAGGCCGGCACCGCGGTGCGGTTGGCGGCGGGCGCGGGCCTGCTCCTCGGCGGGCTGGGCCTGCACTCGCTCGTCGGCCTGCCGCTCATGGTCGCCGGTGGCCTCGTGGGGTTCCCGGCCCTGCTCCGCCTCCTGCCCGCCGGCGCCCTGCGCGCCGCGCCGGGCCTGCCCGCGGCCGTGACCATGCGCAGCCTCCAGACGTTTGCGTTCTTCGGCGCGGAGGCGTTTCTCCCCCTCATGCTCACGTCGGTCCGGGGGCAGAGCACCACGATCGCGGGCCTGGCGCTCACCGCGGCCACTCTCACCTGGACAGCCGGCGCGTGGGTACAGGCGCGGCTGGCCACCCGCCGGTCCGTGCGCTCCGTGTCGATCGCGGGACTGGTGCTGGTGGCGGCGGGGATCGGGTTGATCGCGACGGTCCTGCTGGACGTCGTGCCGGTGGCGGTGGCCGCCGCCGGATGGGGTGTCGCCGGGCTCGGCATGGGCCTGGCGTACTCGATGGCGTCGGTGATCGTGCTGGCGGAGGCGCCCGCCGACGGGGTGGGCGCGGCCTCGGCCGGGCTGCAGCTCGCGGACGTGCTCGGCGTCGCGCTCGGCACCGGGTTGGGCGGAGCGATCGTCGCTGCAGGTGAGGCCGCGCCGTGGAGCCGGCGCACGAGCATCGCGGCCATCGACTTCCTCATGCTCGCCGTCGCCCTGCTGGGGGCGCTGGTGGCCACCCGTCTGCCCCGACGCACCGCGGCCGGTCCCCTCGAGGACGCGGAGCACTAG
- a CDS encoding alpha-ketoglutarate-dependent dioxygenase AlkB codes for MSRADGGRTSTAGVTVAPEKLIDRSRWPVTDLEASATKRIVATEQRRLAATGVSVLPGFLTPEAVRLLCREADELVPQAHFSEASGTPYLERPDRSFAEGHPRRFVVRSAVRALAYDRFPPSSPLRALYEWGPMMTFVGAVLGRSPLYRYADPMGALNLAVMVEGDELGWHFDQTDFVVSIALQDSEEGGDFVSARRIRSAGDERYDEVARVLRGEPHEAVERVPMTPGTLMLFEGRNSMHRVTPIAGRVPRYVALLAYDTKPDTVSSDQLKLARYGRLG; via the coding sequence ATGTCGCGGGCGGACGGTGGGAGGACGAGCACCGCGGGTGTCACGGTTGCGCCGGAGAAGCTGATCGACCGATCGCGCTGGCCGGTGACCGACCTCGAGGCGTCCGCCACGAAGCGGATCGTCGCGACCGAGCAGCGGCGATTGGCCGCCACCGGGGTCAGCGTCCTGCCCGGGTTCCTCACACCCGAAGCGGTGCGGCTCCTGTGCCGGGAGGCCGACGAGCTGGTGCCGCAGGCCCACTTCTCCGAGGCGAGCGGCACGCCCTACCTCGAACGTCCCGATCGTTCGTTCGCCGAGGGCCACCCGCGGCGCTTCGTCGTGCGCTCCGCAGTACGCGCGCTCGCGTACGACCGGTTCCCTCCCTCGTCCCCGCTGCGCGCCCTCTACGAGTGGGGTCCCATGATGACGTTCGTCGGCGCGGTGCTCGGGCGCTCACCGCTGTACCGCTACGCCGACCCGATGGGCGCGCTGAACCTCGCGGTGATGGTCGAGGGCGACGAGCTGGGCTGGCACTTCGACCAGACCGACTTCGTCGTCTCCATCGCGCTCCAGGACAGCGAGGAGGGTGGCGACTTCGTGAGCGCGCGCCGCATCCGCAGCGCCGGCGACGAGAGGTACGACGAGGTGGCGAGGGTGCTCCGGGGCGAGCCGCACGAGGCGGTCGAGCGCGTGCCGATGACGCCGGGCACCCTGATGCTCTTCGAGGGGCGCAACTCGATGCACCGGGTCACGCCGATCGCGGGACGGGTGCCGAGATACGTCGCCCTCCTCGCCTACGACACCAAGCCCGACACCGTGAGCTCCGACCAGTTGAAGCTGGCCCGCTACGGGCGGCTCGGCTGA
- the fae gene encoding formaldehyde-activating enzyme: MSTVAVVQIGESFVGSGANAAHVNTVLGTRAGPVGAAFATALATPTHGHAPFVAVVRPGLPAKPVTLFVNKAEVRGDGHARLTWGPAQAGVAGGVVDAVSEGAIPRGQVDELVLIAAVWVDWDADDGDEVYGNNRAATLGALRAGSRHEPTLDEVIAAGASPWNPFFRAG; encoded by the coding sequence CTGAGCACAGTCGCGGTCGTGCAGATCGGCGAGAGCTTCGTGGGGTCGGGAGCCAACGCCGCCCACGTGAACACCGTGCTCGGCACCCGGGCCGGCCCGGTCGGCGCGGCGTTCGCCACCGCGCTGGCGACACCGACCCACGGTCACGCACCCTTCGTCGCCGTGGTGCGGCCCGGCCTTCCGGCCAAGCCGGTCACGCTCTTCGTCAACAAGGCCGAGGTGCGCGGCGACGGGCACGCCCGCCTCACGTGGGGACCCGCGCAGGCCGGTGTCGCGGGCGGGGTGGTCGACGCGGTGTCCGAGGGCGCCATCCCGCGTGGTCAGGTCGACGAGCTCGTGTTGATCGCCGCCGTCTGGGTGGACTGGGACGCGGATGACGGCGACGAGGTGTACGGCAACAACCGCGCGGCCACGCTCGGCGCGCTGCGCGCGGGAAGCCGCCACGAGCCCACGCTCGACGAGGTGATCGCGGCAGGCGCGTCGCCGTGGAACCCGTTCTTCCGCGCCGGCTGA
- a CDS encoding DUF1214 domain-containing protein, giving the protein MTDRGLRTSEAFHALIDAVRGLEAKFLGESAQPLDTQSVLEGYKWAFSVLQVAFDVYVWADPDRPRFVDIVGPYKKWGGDNADAFYQFAPIDPRRTYRVRGRKGDAVYLSLTVYGGPDDGRYSERIVGTVNDRALDIDADGCFELVLSPEAHAGTWLELEPEAVCAITRCYLVDPVVGRRAEWHIEAVDPPRTWREDDSALARRFRAARTWIEEQAKLVPLALGEPNSVDEPYGVPQVTYGWAAGDAAYAMGSFDLADDEALVIEGTSPECAFWNMCLWNPFLHTYNYDYERVTINGGQLTYRADGSWVIVVAPRDPGHPNWVSTAGHPRGRIWFRWFHPEATPSRPTARVVPLAESGG; this is encoded by the coding sequence GTGACCGACAGGGGACTGCGCACGAGTGAGGCGTTCCACGCGTTGATCGACGCGGTGCGGGGCCTCGAGGCGAAGTTCCTGGGCGAGTCGGCGCAACCGCTCGACACCCAGAGCGTGCTCGAGGGCTACAAGTGGGCCTTCTCGGTGCTGCAGGTCGCGTTCGACGTGTACGTGTGGGCCGACCCCGACCGGCCGCGGTTCGTCGACATCGTGGGGCCCTACAAGAAGTGGGGCGGCGACAACGCTGACGCGTTCTACCAGTTCGCACCCATCGACCCCCGCCGCACGTACCGCGTCCGGGGACGGAAGGGTGACGCGGTCTACCTGTCGCTGACCGTCTACGGCGGGCCCGACGACGGTCGCTACTCGGAGCGCATCGTCGGCACCGTCAACGATCGCGCCCTCGACATCGACGCAGACGGTTGCTTCGAGCTGGTCCTCAGTCCCGAGGCCCACGCGGGGACGTGGCTCGAGCTCGAGCCCGAGGCGGTGTGCGCGATCACGCGCTGCTACCTCGTCGACCCGGTCGTCGGTCGTCGCGCCGAGTGGCACATCGAGGCCGTCGACCCGCCGCGCACCTGGCGCGAGGACGACTCCGCGCTGGCCCGTCGTTTCCGCGCCGCCCGCACGTGGATCGAGGAACAGGCCAAGCTCGTGCCGCTCGCGCTCGGCGAGCCCAACTCGGTCGACGAGCCCTATGGCGTCCCTCAGGTCACCTACGGGTGGGCGGCAGGCGACGCCGCGTACGCCATGGGCAGCTTCGACCTGGCGGACGACGAGGCGCTTGTGATCGAGGGCACCTCACCCGAGTGCGCGTTCTGGAACATGTGCCTCTGGAACCCGTTCCTGCACACCTACAACTACGACTACGAGCGCGTGACGATCAACGGTGGGCAGCTCACCTATCGCGCCGACGGATCGTGGGTGATCGTGGTCGCGCCGCGTGACCCCGGCCATCCCAACTGGGTGTCGACGGCCGGCCACCCGCGCGGTCGAATCTGGTTCCGGTGGTTCCACCCGGAGGCCACGCCGTCGCGGCCCACCGCGCGCGTGGTTCCCCTGGCCGAATCGGGCGGTTAG
- a CDS encoding sulfotransferase, with product MTAMGADLHLEPDELLEAAAEQTGLDDFGDPRFREPLAVLCGALRTEAGLSPAGVTTTWSQLVTLLKNRLLVEDVLKRHPEIHALRIERPIVIAGLPRTGTTHLHNLMSADPALRSLPYWESLEPVLADDERQRRDEPDPRVARTEQALGVLNAALPLFRRMHEMTTHHVHEEIQLLAIDFSTMLFETMAVMPTWRDWYKSTDQSPTYRYLETVLKVLQWQRGGVRWVLKSPQHLEQFRPLMATFPDATFVVTHRDPVSITASLATMISYSARLSHERVDPRKIGRYWADRVEDMLHACVDERDVLPADQSLDVRFDEFMADDVAMVERIYRVAGQAMTPEARAAMDSFMADHPRGRHGGLIYDLADFGLDREERRRALRFYVERFAVREER from the coding sequence ATGACGGCGATGGGCGCCGACCTGCATCTCGAGCCCGACGAGCTGCTCGAGGCGGCAGCTGAGCAGACCGGCCTCGACGACTTCGGTGACCCCCGCTTCCGCGAGCCGCTCGCGGTGCTGTGCGGCGCGCTCCGGACCGAGGCGGGACTGAGCCCGGCCGGCGTGACGACCACCTGGTCGCAGCTCGTGACGTTGTTGAAGAACCGGTTGCTCGTGGAGGACGTGCTCAAGCGCCATCCCGAGATCCACGCGCTGCGCATCGAGCGTCCCATCGTCATCGCGGGACTGCCGCGCACGGGGACGACGCATCTGCACAACCTCATGTCGGCCGACCCCGCCCTGCGCTCGCTTCCGTACTGGGAGAGCCTCGAGCCCGTCCTCGCCGACGACGAACGGCAGCGGCGCGACGAGCCCGACCCGCGCGTCGCCCGCACGGAACAGGCGCTCGGTGTGCTCAACGCCGCGCTGCCCCTCTTCAGACGGATGCACGAGATGACGACCCATCACGTGCACGAGGAGATCCAGCTGCTCGCCATCGACTTCTCCACGATGCTGTTCGAGACGATGGCCGTCATGCCCACCTGGCGCGACTGGTACAAGTCCACCGACCAGTCACCGACGTACCGCTACCTCGAGACGGTGCTGAAGGTGCTGCAGTGGCAGCGCGGCGGTGTCAGGTGGGTCTTGAAGTCGCCCCAACACCTCGAGCAGTTCCGGCCCCTGATGGCCACCTTCCCCGACGCCACGTTCGTGGTGACCCACCGAGATCCGGTGTCGATCACCGCGTCGCTCGCCACCATGATCAGCTACTCGGCCCGGCTCAGCCACGAACGCGTCGACCCCCGGAAGATCGGCCGTTACTGGGCCGACCGCGTCGAGGACATGCTCCACGCGTGCGTCGACGAGCGCGACGTCCTGCCCGCCGACCAGTCGCTCGACGTTCGCTTCGACGAGTTCATGGCCGACGACGTCGCCATGGTCGAGCGCATCTACCGGGTGGCGGGCCAAGCCATGACACCCGAGGCGCGCGCCGCGATGGACTCGTTCATGGCCGATCACCCGCGGGGTCGTCACGGAGGCCTGATCTACGACCTGGCGGACTTCGGTCTCGATCGTGAGGAGCGGCGGCGCGCCCTGCGGTTCTACGTCGAGCGCTTCGCGGTCCGCGAGGAGCGCTGA
- a CDS encoding FtsX-like permease family protein — MPGGALPVKAQPPHNGVMLPVWMASRTQLRRRRGATVGLALLVGLAGGVVLVAASGASRTRTAMTRFVAYSRPEDVVVIVNGAQGDPSDPAVFAHGLATRRRVLALPQIAEAGRAPYLFLSPDRAGTQVGSINPFGAADDHTFRTIDRPLVLRGRLARVERPDEVVVDDLTAARRHLHVGSRVTMWAFSAQQNEETNATGSGKVPAPEGPRYTFRVVGIVRDPSTVSAPPPDVTRDAIYQSTGGMFLTPAFLRRFAHDAGTPVEVLPGMEWFRIRLRHGPADLPAFEQGVRRAVDPGDGQVHPGSDIQTAADKAQRSIHLEAIALVTFGGLAAVAALLVVGQALGRQVASDARFNPTLSALGLNRAQLVLVPLVRAAVIAVGGGATAAVVGFALSPLTPIGLARRAEIHPGFSVNVAVLAFGSVCVAATVLLRALLPAWRAARTLPDAGHEQAPARPGLLLGAVAGSGLGPAAVAGMGMSFERGRGLAFRTALLGTVVAVAGVVAAVTFGVSLRHLVDHPVEQGWNWDVVVGNPHSSEGLMGDPAAGPLHDEMVRLLATNRYVASFAGFVPVDAITVDGHQVDIVGVDSEKGSVFGRIIEGRAPGSADEIVLGRDALAKLHKGIGQSVTAQAGDRRITMRIVGASLQPTAGDLSPRLSRGGATTVAALQRLGVDVPVLQFAVRYRPGVDTRAARTSLLDDFGREVLRPYPGGEVGDLARVDFLPSVLAGLLVVLAVGALALTLVGSVRRHRRDLAILKTIGFVRGQVFATVAWQATALAAGALVVGVPCGMAVGRWTWDLVAGGVGSVSPPIVPLVGVLAIGAATLVVANLLAGGPGWAAGRVPPAEVLRAE, encoded by the coding sequence ATGCCGGGAGGCGCCCTTCCGGTGAAGGCGCAGCCTCCGCACAATGGGGTGATGCTGCCGGTGTGGATGGCATCCCGGACGCAGCTGCGGCGGCGTCGGGGTGCCACGGTCGGGCTTGCGCTCCTGGTGGGGCTGGCGGGGGGCGTCGTGCTGGTGGCCGCCTCTGGCGCCAGCCGCACCCGCACGGCGATGACGCGCTTCGTCGCGTACAGCCGCCCCGAGGACGTCGTCGTGATCGTGAACGGGGCGCAGGGCGACCCGTCGGATCCGGCCGTCTTCGCGCACGGCCTCGCCACCCGTCGCCGCGTGCTGGCCCTCCCTCAGATCGCGGAGGCGGGTCGCGCCCCGTACCTGTTCCTGTCGCCCGACAGAGCGGGGACACAGGTCGGTTCGATCAACCCCTTCGGCGCCGCCGACGACCACACCTTCCGCACCATCGACCGGCCGCTCGTGCTCCGGGGCCGCCTCGCCCGCGTCGAACGACCCGACGAGGTCGTGGTCGACGACCTCACCGCGGCCCGGCGCCACTTGCACGTCGGCAGCCGGGTGACGATGTGGGCGTTCTCCGCCCAGCAGAACGAGGAGACGAACGCGACCGGGTCGGGGAAGGTCCCCGCGCCCGAGGGACCCCGCTATACCTTCCGCGTGGTCGGGATCGTGCGCGACCCCTCGACCGTCAGCGCCCCGCCGCCGGACGTGACCCGTGACGCGATCTACCAGAGCACCGGCGGCATGTTCCTGACGCCGGCGTTCCTCCGCCGCTTCGCCCACGACGCGGGCACGCCGGTCGAGGTGCTCCCCGGCATGGAGTGGTTCCGCATCCGTCTCCGCCATGGCCCGGCCGACCTGCCCGCGTTCGAACAGGGTGTCCGCCGAGCCGTCGACCCCGGCGACGGCCAGGTCCACCCCGGCTCCGACATCCAGACCGCGGCCGACAAGGCGCAGCGATCCATCCATCTCGAGGCGATCGCCCTCGTCACCTTCGGCGGCCTGGCGGCGGTGGCCGCCCTCCTCGTCGTCGGCCAGGCGCTGGGCCGCCAGGTGGCGTCAGACGCCCGCTTCAACCCGACGCTGTCCGCCCTGGGCCTGAACCGCGCCCAGCTCGTCCTCGTGCCCCTCGTGCGGGCTGCCGTCATCGCCGTCGGCGGCGGCGCCACCGCCGCGGTCGTGGGCTTCGCCCTCTCTCCGCTCACGCCGATCGGGCTGGCCCGCCGGGCCGAGATCCACCCCGGGTTCTCCGTCAACGTGGCCGTGCTGGCGTTCGGCTCCGTCTGCGTCGCGGCCACGGTTCTGCTGCGCGCCCTCTTGCCCGCGTGGCGCGCCGCCCGCACGCTGCCGGACGCGGGCCACGAGCAGGCACCGGCCCGGCCCGGCCTGTTGCTCGGCGCGGTGGCCGGCTCGGGTCTGGGCCCCGCCGCCGTTGCCGGGATGGGGATGTCGTTCGAACGCGGACGGGGGCTCGCCTTCCGCACCGCCCTGCTCGGGACCGTGGTGGCCGTGGCGGGCGTGGTCGCGGCCGTGACCTTCGGCGTCAGCCTCCGCCACCTGGTCGACCATCCCGTCGAGCAGGGCTGGAACTGGGACGTGGTCGTCGGCAACCCGCACAGCAGCGAGGGCCTCATGGGCGACCCGGCCGCGGGCCCGCTCCACGACGAGATGGTGCGGCTGCTGGCCACCAACCGGTACGTCGCCTCCTTCGCGGGGTTCGTTCCCGTCGACGCGATCACCGTCGACGGCCATCAGGTGGACATCGTCGGCGTCGATTCGGAGAAGGGCTCGGTGTTCGGTCGCATCATCGAAGGGCGGGCCCCGGGCTCGGCCGACGAGATCGTGCTCGGCCGGGACGCCCTCGCAAAGCTTCACAAAGGCATCGGCCAGAGCGTCACGGCGCAGGCGGGCGATCGACGCATCACCATGCGGATCGTCGGCGCCTCGCTGCAGCCCACCGCCGGCGACCTGTCGCCCCGGCTCTCCCGCGGCGGTGCCACCACCGTCGCGGCGCTGCAACGTCTCGGTGTGGACGTGCCTGTCCTCCAGTTCGCGGTTCGGTACCGCCCCGGCGTCGACACCCGAGCGGCCCGCACGTCGTTGCTCGACGACTTCGGTCGTGAGGTGCTCCGGCCCTACCCGGGTGGCGAGGTGGGTGACCTCGCGCGGGTGGACTTCCTGCCCTCGGTGCTCGCAGGGCTCTTGGTGGTGCTGGCCGTCGGCGCGCTGGCACTGACCCTCGTCGGCTCGGTGCGTCGCCATCGGCGCGATCTCGCGATCCTGAAGACGATCGGCTTCGTGCGCGGACAGGTCTTCGCCACCGTGGCCTGGCAGGCGACGGCGCTGGCGGCCGGCGCGCTGGTGGTCGGAGTCCCCTGCGGCATGGCGGTCGGGCGGTGGACGTGGGACCTCGTCGCCGGCGGTGTCGGGAGCGTCTCGCCACCGATCGTGCCGCTCGTGGGCGTGCTCGCCATCGGCGCGGCCACGCTCGTGGTCGCAAACCTCCTCGCGGGCGGCCCCGGCTGGGCTGCCGGGCGCGTCCCGCCGGCCGAGGTCCTCCGGGCCGAGTGA
- the smpB gene encoding SsrA-binding protein SmpB produces MASKRPAGPKPIATNRKARHDYDVIDTFECGIVLVGSEVKSLRDGKAQLKDSYARVESGELWLLGVHIPPYSHAHGTDGHEPERRRKLLLHRSEIDELVGRTQQESLTLVPLSMYFKDGRAKVELALARGRKRYDKRQVIAERDANREAERAMSAARRGGVGNRRRI; encoded by the coding sequence ATGGCATCGAAACGCCCGGCCGGGCCGAAGCCCATCGCCACCAACCGCAAGGCCCGTCACGACTACGACGTGATCGACACCTTCGAGTGCGGGATCGTGCTGGTGGGCAGCGAGGTGAAGTCGCTCCGCGACGGCAAGGCGCAGCTCAAGGATTCGTACGCGCGCGTCGAGTCCGGTGAGCTGTGGCTTCTCGGCGTGCACATACCTCCGTACTCTCACGCGCACGGCACCGACGGCCACGAGCCCGAGCGGCGCCGCAAGCTGCTGCTGCACCGGTCGGAGATCGACGAGCTGGTCGGGCGGACGCAGCAGGAGTCGCTCACGCTCGTTCCGCTGTCGATGTACTTCAAGGACGGAAGAGCCAAGGTGGAGCTGGCGCTGGCCCGGGGACGCAAGCGCTACGACAAGCGCCAGGTCATCGCCGAGCGCGACGCCAACCGCGAGGCCGAGCGGGCGATGTCCGCGGCCCGACGCGGGGGCGTGGGCAACCGCCGGAGGATCTGA
- a CDS encoding M67 family metallopeptidase, translated as MLRLSELTYFAMVGHSLDDLPDEACGLLAGPLGTGKVMVAYRCRNDAASARLYTVNSQDMLRADRDAQSRGLDIIGVYHSHTHTEPYPSPTDVAQAPDPAWHYVIVSLSEAEPRLRSYRIVDGTVTEEPVALERR; from the coding sequence ATGCTGCGGCTGAGCGAGCTCACGTACTTCGCCATGGTCGGCCACAGTCTCGACGACCTGCCCGACGAAGCGTGCGGTCTGCTGGCCGGTCCCCTGGGCACGGGCAAGGTGATGGTCGCGTACCGCTGTCGCAACGACGCGGCATCCGCCCGCCTGTACACGGTGAACAGCCAGGACATGCTGCGGGCCGATCGCGACGCGCAGAGCCGGGGCCTCGACATCATCGGCGTCTACCACTCGCACACCCACACCGAGCCGTATCCGTCGCCCACCGACGTGGCCCAGGCCCCCGACCCCGCGTGGCACTACGTGATCGTGTCGCTCAGCGAAGCCGAGCCGCGGCTCCGTTCCTACCGCATCGTCGACGGCACCGTCACGGAAGAGCCGGTTGCTCTGGAACGTCGGTAG
- a CDS encoding MoaD/ThiS family protein has translation MPVEVRLPTVLRNSAGGQATVQANGSTVGEVFEDLVRQFPLLAGQLVQDDGTMHKFVNVYRNDEDVRYLEKLDTKVSGDDVISILPAVAGG, from the coding sequence ATGCCGGTCGAAGTTCGTCTTCCCACCGTCCTGCGCAACAGCGCGGGCGGTCAAGCGACGGTGCAGGCCAACGGGTCGACCGTGGGCGAGGTCTTCGAAGACCTCGTCCGCCAGTTCCCGCTCCTCGCCGGGCAGCTCGTGCAGGACGACGGCACGATGCACAAGTTCGTCAACGTCTATCGCAACGACGAAGACGTGCGATACCTCGAGAAGCTCGACACCAAGGTCTCGGGCGACGACGTCATCTCCATCCTGCCGGCCGTCGCCGGCGGGTAG